The following coding sequences lie in one Lolium perenne isolate Kyuss_39 chromosome 2, Kyuss_2.0, whole genome shotgun sequence genomic window:
- the LOC127330864 gene encoding putative F-box/FBD/LRR-repeat protein At5g56810: MVANQRKRHHYKSSLRAATRRKKSRNNSLHDLPEEILQIIISQLTLKDAARMSMLSRMCKRLWNCHSYLSFDAAMVTNSCSKRDKESRSSQEKKFIDIVNTVLRCHDGTNLKQFKVAFELREQHSCSLDNWIGFAVSSHASEIVLDLDPKSPRTAQDAYDFPFHLFQSENSIQSVWVKCVSLKPPHDFSGFRKLTKFTISSVHILEDIGNLLSNCCALKWLNIICCNFGKLKLHGTFYRLLHFCVIYSEVQAIELHAIDLLTFKYVGTPLPIVFYESPKLKVANIKLSPYYDFGYVCSGLPTTLPCLEELYMDVRLKAEAPEYAISQVKFNYLRHVNCTVYISGHPNYTGGILGLTSILKVAPVLEKLDLHMDACMYPDYIFEPIGDPPSSPHNHLKVVRATGFIGFEGQIRLALYILQNARSLQSMMIDPLSLRHARSREDVKNSIYVQIGGEIVHKFLDLEKYRDVLTIL, from the exons GGTGGCTAACCAAAGAAAGAGACACCACTACAAAAGTTCGCTCAGAGCTGCAACTAGAAGGAAAAAATCAAGAAACAATTCACTCCATGATCTACCTGAG GAAATTTTACAGATAATAATATCACAACTAACATTGAAAGATGCCGCACGGATGAGCATGCTGTCCAGGATGTGCAAAAGGTTATGGAACTGTCATTCTTACCTGAGCTTTGATGCTGCCATGGTAACAAACTCCTGTTCTAAAAGAGACAAGGAGAGCAGAAGCAGCCAGGAGAAAAAGTTTATTGATATCGTCAATACTGTGTTACGCTGTCATGATGGTACAAACTTAAAGCAGTTTAAAGTAGCATTTGAACTCCGTGAACAACACAGTTGTTCTCTTGACAACTGGATTGGATTTGCGGTTTCTTCACATGCAAGTGAGATTGTGCTTGATCTTGATCCAAAATCGCCACGTACAGCCCAAGATGCTTATGATTTCCCGTTTCATCTTTTTCAAAGTGAAAACAGTATCCAATCTGTCTGGGTCAAATGTGTTTCTTTAAAGCCACCTCATGACTTTTCTGGATTCAGAAAGCTCACGAAGTTCACAATTAGTTCAGTGCATATCCTGGAAGATATTGGGAACTTGCTCTCAAATTGTTGTGCTCTCAAGTGGCTGAACATcatttgttgcaactttggaAAGTTAAAGCTGCATGGCACATTTTACCGCCTGCTACATTTTTGTGTTATATATTCAGAGGTGCAAGCAATCGAGTTACATGCCATAGATCTGTTGACTTTTAAATACGTGGGGACTCCACTACCTATTGTGTTTTATGAATCTCCAAAGCTAAAAGTGGCGAATATTAAGTTGTCCCCATATTATGACTTTGGCTATGTCTGTAGTGGGCTCCCTACAACGTTGCCTTGTCTGGAGGAGTTATACATGGATGTGCGATTAAAAGCAGAG GCACCAGAGTATGCTATAAGTCAAGTCAAGTTTAATTATTTAAGACATGTGAACTGCACGGTGTATATATCTGGGCATCCAAATTATACAGGAGGAATACTTGGGTTAACTTCTATTTTGAAGGTTGCTCCCGTTCTTGAGAAATTGGATTTGCAT ATGGATGCTTGTATGTATCCAGATTACATTTTTGAACCGATTGGAGATCCTCCCTCGAGCCCTCACAATCATTTAAAGGTCGTGCGCGCAACAGGATTTATTGGTTTTGAGGGTCAAATTCGGCTTGCCCTCTATATTCTCCAGAATGCAAGGTCGCTCCAATCGATGATGATCGACCCACTGAGTCTTCGTCATGCTAGATCAAGGGAAGACGTGAAGAATTCAATTTATGTCCAGATTGGTGGAGAGATTGTTCATAAGTTTCTCGACCTTGAGAAATACCGTGATGTGTTAACTATATTATGA
- the LOC127337142 gene encoding large ribosomal subunit protein eL34: MVQRLTYRKRHSYATKSNQTRVVKTPGGKLVYQYTKKRASGPKCPVTGKKIQGIPHLRPTEYKRSRLSRNRRTVNRPYGGVLSGPAVRERIIRAFLVEEQKIVKKVLKIQKTKDKTASK, translated from the coding sequence ATGGTGCAGCGTCTGACCTACCGGAAGAGGCACAGCTATGCCACCAAGTCCAACCAGACGAGGGTCGTCAAGACCCCTGGTGGTAAGCTCGTGTACCAGTACACGAAGAAGAGGGCGAGCGGCCCGAAGTGCCCTGTGACCGGGAAGAAGATCCAGGGGATTCCCCACCTGAGGCCTACTGAgtacaaaagatcaaggttgtctAGGAACCGCAGGACTGTGAACCGTCCCTATGGCGGAGTTCTTTCTGGACCTGCAGTTAGAGAAAGGATCATCCGTGCTTTCTTGGTCGAGGAGCAGAAGATTGTGAAGAAAGTCTTGAAAATACAGAAAACCAAGGACAAGACTGCCTCGAAGTAG